From the genome of Miscanthus floridulus cultivar M001 chromosome 10, ASM1932011v1, whole genome shotgun sequence, one region includes:
- the LOC136486601 gene encoding uncharacterized protein produces the protein MGRPRPFVVAATATRSATTQHSRDTAVSWSEKQGAATLSLYRSLREVRDPYGGAPVRLLPEVASTDEDKVLVLLQSDHGAIPNEYFVCSWQSRHRVRLPFLPEVFLPGSMGLLVLDSRKGSYLVAHLSVTHNQNTGLITQGSLHLWEYNDSSSLSSSKTESITLPLPLPNCTNWHAYRVVSFGTDLMWIDLKQGLLHIKISEKPARFHFKNLPEELSSISTKPWRNDRPERFRSVGYCEDVLKLVNLHMPDTSNNTVEVGIWTLKNGNWSKDSNIVRLNCRKLWARYSTPLPPWPNSVPSFPFLRKDNSNILALTVVGENKKAWLLQINMKTNTLIDVAEYPRYCSHMKPPFLINSSSITPKRTMILWPLL, from the coding sequence ATGGGTCGCCCGCGCCCTTTCGTGGTCGCCGCCACCGCAACCCGGTCCGCCACAACCCAACACAGCCGCGACACCGCCGTCTCGTGGTCCGAGAAGCAGGGGGCGGCTACCTTGTCTCTCTACAGGAGCCTCCGTGAGGTGAGGGATCCGTACGGCGGCGCGCCCGTTCGACTGCTGCCGGAGGTGGCGTCGACCGACGAGGATAAGGTGCTCGTCCTGCTCCAGAGTGATCACGGCGCCATCCCCAACGAATACTTCGTCTGCAGCTGGCAGAGTAGACATCGGGTGCGCCTTCCTTTCCTACCTGAGGTCTTCTTGCCTGGATCGATGGGCCTCCTCGTCCTCGACTCCAGGAAAGGTAGCTATCTGGTAGCCCACCTTTCGGTCACGCACAACCAGAATACTGGGTTGATCACACAAGGATCCCTCCATTTGTGGGAGTACAACGactcatcgtcgttgtcctcgtccaAGACTGAATCTATCACCTTGCCCCTACCCCTACCCAACTGCACGAACTGGCATGCCTACCGTGTCGTATCCTTCGGTACTGATCTGATGTGGATTGATCTCAAACAAGGCCTTCTGCACATAAAAATTAGTGAGAAACCAGCCAGATTCCACTTTAAAAATCTACCCGAAGAACTGTCTTCCATCTCAACCAAACCCTGGAGGAACGATCGCCCAGAGAGGTTCCGCAGCGTTGGATATTGTGAAGATGTGCTCAAGCTTGTCAACCTCCATATGCCTGATACTAGCAACAATACCGTGGAAGTGGGCATTTGGACTTTGAAGAATGGGAACTGGAGCAAGGACTCCAATATTGTCAGGCTCAACTGCAGAAAACTATGGGCTCGTTACAGTACTCCATTGCCACCATGGCCCAACAGTGTCCCGAGTTTCCCTTTTCTGAGGAAGGACAATAGTAACATCCTCGCCCTCACTGTGGTCGGAGAGAACAAGAAGGCATGGCTGCTCCAGATTAATATGAAGACCAACACTCTGATAGACGTTGCTGAGTACCCGCGCTACTGCAGCCACATGAAACCACCGTTCCTCATCAATTCATCAAGTATTACGCCCAAGCGCACAATGATCCTCTGGCCGCTTCTGTGA